The following proteins are encoded in a genomic region of Maribacter hydrothermalis:
- a CDS encoding DUF748 domain-containing protein — translation MKVKTKKAGIRKKRFVFPILIIVFLLVARLLLPYVVKNYVNGVLADIPGYYGEVGDIDLSVFRGAYVIKNLFLNKKDAGSEVPFIAIERTDISVAWKALFNGKVVSEIEMIRPQIIYVFEDQQQNKIEDTDIEDWSKALTDLVPIEINNLKITNGKAAFVQLNAAPNIDLNLNNINLEALNLRNVVRVEKELPSSLSATATSIGNGNVKLEGKMDLVKEIPDMDISFSLEHANIVSFNDFTNHYAGIDFSSGEFNLYSEVAIANGFLTGYLKPLLKDSKLISKEDKFFEKLWEGFVGFFKFVLKNQKNNTLATKVPIEGDLNKVEGKIWTTIFNVFKNAWIAAYTGTVDDEVEYEDAEKRSEKNNKK, via the coding sequence ATGAAAGTTAAGACCAAAAAAGCTGGCATTAGAAAAAAACGATTTGTTTTTCCAATACTTATAATTGTCTTTTTATTGGTAGCAAGGTTGTTATTGCCTTATGTGGTTAAAAATTATGTTAATGGGGTATTGGCAGATATTCCTGGTTATTATGGGGAAGTTGGCGATATTGACCTATCTGTATTTAGAGGTGCCTATGTTATAAAAAATCTTTTTTTAAATAAAAAAGATGCAGGTTCTGAGGTTCCATTTATAGCTATTGAACGAACGGATATTTCAGTAGCTTGGAAAGCACTGTTTAATGGAAAAGTGGTAAGTGAAATAGAAATGATAAGACCACAAATAATTTATGTATTCGAGGATCAACAGCAAAACAAAATAGAAGATACCGATATAGAAGATTGGTCAAAAGCACTCACTGATCTAGTGCCTATAGAAATTAATAATTTAAAAATTACAAATGGAAAAGCTGCTTTTGTTCAGCTAAATGCAGCCCCTAATATAGATTTAAATCTTAATAACATAAATTTGGAAGCCTTAAATCTAAGAAATGTTGTTCGGGTCGAAAAAGAATTGCCTTCGTCATTAAGTGCTACAGCCACATCAATTGGCAATGGTAATGTTAAGTTAGAAGGGAAAATGGATTTGGTTAAGGAAATTCCTGATATGGATATTTCATTTTCATTAGAGCACGCAAATATTGTATCGTTCAATGACTTTACAAATCATTATGCCGGTATTGATTTTTCTTCGGGCGAATTTAACTTATATAGTGAAGTAGCAATAGCCAATGGATTTTTAACGGGTTACCTAAAACCACTTTTAAAAGACTCTAAGCTCATAAGTAAAGAAGATAAGTTCTTTGAAAAACTATGGGAAGGTTTTGTTGGCTTTTTCAAATTCGTTTTAAAAAACCAAAAGAATAATACTTTAGCTACAAAAGTTCCTATTGAAGGTGACTTAAATAAAGTAGAGGGCAAAATTTGGACCACTATTTTTAACGTTTTTAAAAATGCTTGGATAGCTGCTTATACAGGAACGGTAGATGATGAAGTGGAATATGAAGATGCAGAGAAGCGCAGTGAAAAAAATAATAAAAAATAA
- a CDS encoding ATP-dependent DNA ligase: protein MKNFAHLIKKLDSTNKTNLKVQALTDYFLVATDEDKVWTIAILSHRRPPRPVNTTLLRKWASELANIPLWLFEESYHIVGDLAETIALIIPSTKSTTHKTLSQFLQEMIDLKKKSEEEKKNYLFKNWKTLDYYERFVFTKLITGGFRIGVSQKLMTRALSKATTINEDILAYKLMGNWDPNKISFQELILEENASDYLSKPYPFYLAYAIENNINDLGDVNEWSAEHKWDGIRSQTIIRKNELFVWSRGEELVTDKYPEFEIFIGTIPNGTVIDGEILPYKNDEIGTFNDLQTRIGRKKISKALLEKVPVILKAYDILEWKGEDIRNRPFTERRKILLQLFDDISLINAQRTKNNQLKIPFQLSKTMHFNSWEEVTLEREQSRDVRSEGLMLKRKDSPYLVGRKKGDWWKWKVDPLTIDAVLTYAMRGHGRRSNLFTDYTFALWSHNDKGEKELVTFAKAYSGLTDAEFRKVDAWIKKNTLQRFGPVRSVTPYQVFEIAFEGIALSKRHKSGVATRFPRILRWRQDKTIYEANNLSDLKDMII, encoded by the coding sequence ATGAAAAATTTTGCACATCTTATAAAAAAACTAGACAGCACCAACAAGACAAATTTAAAAGTACAGGCATTAACAGATTACTTTTTAGTCGCCACCGATGAAGATAAAGTTTGGACCATTGCCATACTTTCCCATAGGCGACCACCAAGACCCGTTAATACCACGTTATTACGAAAATGGGCCTCAGAGTTGGCTAACATTCCTTTATGGCTTTTTGAAGAAAGTTATCATATAGTGGGTGATTTGGCTGAAACCATAGCCTTAATTATTCCATCAACAAAATCGACTACCCATAAAACACTATCCCAGTTTCTTCAAGAAATGATTGATTTAAAGAAGAAATCAGAGGAAGAAAAGAAAAATTATCTATTCAAAAATTGGAAAACACTTGATTATTATGAACGTTTCGTTTTTACAAAACTAATTACAGGAGGTTTTAGAATTGGTGTAAGTCAAAAATTAATGACCAGGGCGTTGTCTAAAGCAACTACTATAAATGAGGATATTCTGGCTTATAAACTCATGGGGAATTGGGATCCTAATAAAATTTCTTTTCAAGAATTAATTTTAGAGGAAAATGCCAGTGATTACCTTTCTAAACCCTATCCTTTTTATTTAGCTTATGCCATTGAAAATAATATCAATGACTTGGGAGATGTTAATGAATGGTCAGCTGAACATAAGTGGGATGGTATTCGTTCTCAGACAATTATTAGAAAAAATGAATTATTTGTATGGAGTCGTGGTGAAGAATTAGTTACTGACAAATATCCAGAATTCGAAATTTTTATAGGAACTATCCCCAATGGAACGGTAATAGACGGAGAAATTCTGCCTTACAAAAATGATGAAATAGGAACTTTCAACGACCTTCAAACCAGAATTGGCAGAAAAAAAATAAGCAAAGCTTTATTGGAAAAAGTCCCTGTTATTTTAAAAGCTTACGATATATTGGAATGGAAAGGCGAAGATATACGCAATCGACCATTCACTGAACGCAGAAAAATATTACTACAATTATTTGACGACATTTCACTTATTAATGCGCAACGAACAAAAAATAATCAACTTAAAATTCCCTTTCAGCTATCTAAAACTATGCATTTTAATTCATGGGAGGAAGTTACTCTAGAACGGGAACAATCACGAGATGTTCGCAGTGAAGGACTTATGTTAAAGCGAAAAGATTCCCCCTATTTAGTAGGCCGTAAAAAAGGAGACTGGTGGAAATGGAAAGTTGACCCTTTAACTATTGATGCCGTATTAACTTACGCAATGCGTGGCCATGGTCGAAGAAGTAACTTATTCACAGACTATACTTTTGCACTATGGAGCCATAACGATAAAGGTGAAAAAGAACTGGTAACCTTTGCAAAGGCGTATTCTGGCTTGACTGATGCTGAATTTAGAAAAGTAGACGCTTGGATTAAGAAAAACACATTGCAACGGTTTGGACCAGTACGTTCTGTTACGCCCTACCAAGTTTTCGAAATAGCCTTTGAAGGAATTGCGCTTTCAAAACGACATAAAAGTGGAGTAGCTACACGATTTCCAAGAATTTTAAGATGGCGGCAAGACAAAACTATATATGAGGCAAACAACCTCAGCGATTTAAAGGATATGATAATTTAA
- the pdeM gene encoding ligase-associated DNA damage response endonuclease PdeM translates to MNIEFLKINNQSFTMHPHGVLFWQEKSILLISDVHLGKVSHFRKFGAAVPQKAVQKNFDLLDEVIAYFKPEVIVFMGDLFHSSLNKEWKIFEKWTSNITSKIILVVGNHDIISPVKYKELGIEVVPEIQLDSFLLTHHPEEKKGFFNICGHIHPAVRLKGIGKQSMRLRCFYKTDGQLLLPAFGEFTGSHTISPVKNCQIFALLDNTVFPITVKS, encoded by the coding sequence ATGAATATCGAATTCTTAAAAATTAATAATCAAAGTTTTACCATGCATCCACATGGTGTATTATTCTGGCAAGAAAAATCAATTTTACTAATAAGTGATGTCCATTTAGGAAAGGTTTCTCATTTCCGCAAATTTGGTGCAGCCGTGCCACAAAAAGCAGTTCAAAAAAATTTTGATTTATTGGACGAAGTTATTGCCTATTTTAAACCTGAAGTTATCGTTTTTATGGGTGACCTATTTCATTCTTCTTTAAATAAGGAATGGAAAATTTTTGAAAAATGGACCTCTAATATCACCTCAAAAATAATTTTAGTAGTGGGTAATCATGATATTATTTCCCCTGTAAAATATAAAGAATTAGGAATTGAGGTAGTCCCTGAAATTCAATTGGATAGTTTTCTTTTAACTCACCATCCAGAAGAAAAAAAAGGATTTTTTAACATCTGCGGACATATTCACCCTGCCGTACGTTTAAAAGGAATTGGTAAACAGTCTATGCGTTTACGTTGCTTTTATAAAACTGACGGCCAACTATTGTTACCTGCCTTTGGGGAATTTACCGGTTCGCACACCATAAGCCCTGTAAAGAATTGTCAAATTTTTGCCTTATTAGATAACACTGTTTTTCCAATTACAGTAAAATCTTGA
- a CDS encoding ligase-associated DNA damage response exonuclease encodes MPNPLLEFTEKGIYCSAAKVYLDPWKPVDNAIISHGHADHSRYGHKQYITHHNNVPIISHRLGNINVSGKKWGETFKINNVKFSLHPAGHIIGSSQIRVEHKGEVWVFSGDYKVENDGISTPYEPIKCHTFITECTFGLPAFKWIPQKEVFENINLWWKENKEEQKTSILFGYSLGKAQRLLKYLDTDIGKIYTHGAIENMTNVLRPIINFPETTLITKETNKKDLVGNIVLAPPSAHGSSWIRKMVPFVTGSASGWMTFRGARRRRAVDKGFVLSDHCDWQGLLKSIKETEAEKIICTHGYSEIFSRYLREQGYDARTEETQYEGELAELNTSSKEDVET; translated from the coding sequence ATGCCAAATCCGCTTTTAGAATTTACAGAAAAAGGAATTTACTGCAGCGCTGCAAAAGTCTATCTAGACCCATGGAAACCTGTAGATAACGCCATAATTTCGCATGGCCATGCAGACCATAGCCGCTATGGTCATAAACAATATATTACCCATCATAATAATGTTCCAATAATATCGCATCGTCTGGGTAACATTAATGTTTCTGGGAAAAAATGGGGCGAAACATTTAAAATCAACAATGTAAAATTTAGTTTACATCCCGCAGGTCATATTATTGGGTCATCGCAAATTAGAGTAGAACACAAAGGAGAAGTTTGGGTGTTTTCCGGAGATTACAAAGTTGAAAATGATGGTATATCTACCCCTTACGAACCTATTAAATGCCATACTTTTATTACGGAGTGTACCTTTGGCTTACCAGCTTTTAAGTGGATCCCCCAAAAAGAGGTCTTTGAAAATATTAATCTATGGTGGAAAGAAAATAAAGAAGAACAAAAGACTTCTATACTCTTTGGCTACTCACTTGGTAAAGCACAACGGCTTTTAAAATATTTAGATACCGACATCGGAAAAATATACACTCATGGAGCCATAGAAAATATGACCAATGTTTTACGTCCAATCATTAATTTTCCCGAGACTACACTAATCACCAAAGAGACGAACAAAAAAGACTTAGTAGGTAATATTGTTTTAGCACCGCCCAGTGCTCATGGTAGCAGTTGGATTCGAAAAATGGTACCTTTTGTAACAGGTTCGGCAAGTGGATGGATGACGTTTAGGGGCGCTAGAAGAAGACGTGCTGTTGATAAAGGTTTTGTACTAAGCGATCACTGCGATTGGCAAGGATTATTAAAAAGTATTAAAGAAACTGAAGCTGAAAAAATCATTTGTACACACGGGTACTCAGAAATTTTTTCACGCTATTTAAGAGAGCAAGGCTATGACGCCCGAACAGAAGAAACTCAGTACGAAGGGGAGTTAGCAGAACTAAATACATCATCTAAGGAAGACGTTGAAACATGA
- a CDS encoding AsmA family protein, with translation MNILNKKRKKYLLVFIGLVLFIFVAFSFIQSYIETRIDNFLSSELPKNIDFKYTDLEFSFLNSSLTLSTISAKNYQESKTVILNIDRLGVLGFNYWQFLINKKIKIDSIVLEKPDLDYNIDESYVKTKLKNDTSLSSFDKEVLIEEILINNGSLLLKKSDSTQFSINNFNFLLENVQLDSISIQNKIPFKYEDYKIASQDIYVNLGLYEAMTIDSLTIAKNVLELKQLTMNSKYSRKELSTVIEKERDHVSLNIEHILFNQIDFGFEEERFIFNASSSKIDYPIAAIYRDKLVNDDLTEKALYSKILRELPIAISISEIEIANGQLTYEELVNIDTKAGLLFFDEIDAKIKNLSNYVVENMETTIEASALFMQDSRMTLNWSFDVNNTDDSFLASGTFENFDAQTLNQFLESNANLRAKGHVDKLFFTVSGNPFNSKGDMRMKYENFELLILKNNRLVINKFLTTIGNIFIKKDSKTDEQGYRYGKIEVERDVTKSFFNYLWLNVRSGIGNTLTGNGKKE, from the coding sequence ATGAATATTCTTAATAAGAAAAGGAAAAAATATCTACTCGTTTTTATTGGCCTAGTCCTATTTATTTTTGTGGCATTTTCTTTTATTCAGTCCTATATTGAAACTAGGATAGACAATTTTTTATCTTCAGAATTGCCGAAGAATATAGATTTTAAATACACTGATTTAGAATTTAGTTTTTTAAATAGTAGCTTAACTTTAAGCACTATTTCTGCTAAAAACTATCAAGAATCGAAAACTGTAATTTTAAATATAGATAGGTTAGGAGTATTGGGTTTTAATTACTGGCAGTTTCTTATCAATAAAAAAATTAAAATTGATAGTATTGTTTTAGAAAAACCAGATTTAGATTATAACATTGACGAAAGTTATGTGAAAACCAAATTAAAAAATGATACGTCTTTAAGTAGTTTCGATAAGGAGGTTTTAATTGAAGAGATTCTTATAAACAATGGTAGTTTATTATTAAAAAAGTCTGATAGTACTCAATTTAGCATAAATAATTTTAATTTTTTATTAGAAAACGTTCAACTAGATTCAATTTCCATACAGAATAAAATTCCATTTAAATACGAAGATTATAAAATTGCTTCTCAAGACATTTATGTAAATCTGGGATTATATGAAGCTATGACAATAGATAGCTTAACAATAGCTAAGAACGTTTTGGAGCTTAAGCAGCTGACCATGAATTCCAAATATAGTAGAAAGGAGCTATCTACGGTAATAGAAAAAGAACGTGATCATGTAAGTTTAAATATAGAACACATATTATTTAATCAAATTGATTTTGGTTTTGAAGAAGAACGATTTATTTTTAATGCAAGTTCAAGTAAAATTGATTACCCTATAGCCGCAATTTATAGGGATAAATTGGTTAATGATGATTTAACCGAAAAAGCATTATATAGCAAAATTTTGCGGGAACTACCCATTGCTATTTCAATTTCCGAAATTGAAATAGCTAATGGTCAATTAACATATGAAGAATTAGTCAATATAGATACCAAAGCTGGTCTTCTTTTCTTTGATGAAATTGATGCTAAAATTAAAAATCTATCAAATTATGTAGTTGAAAATATGGAAACTACAATTGAAGCTAGCGCATTATTCATGCAAGATTCTCGTATGACTTTAAATTGGAGTTTTGATGTCAATAATACGGACGATTCATTTTTAGCTTCTGGGACTTTTGAAAATTTTGATGCGCAAACGTTAAATCAATTTTTAGAATCAAATGCTAATTTAAGGGCTAAAGGCCATGTGGATAAACTTTTTTTTACTGTAAGTGGTAACCCATTCAATTCAAAAGGCGACATGAGAATGAAGTATGAAAATTTTGAACTTTTAATTTTAAAAAATAATAGACTTGTAATTAATAAATTTCTAACAACTATTGGAAATATTTTTATAAAGAAAGATTCTAAAACTGATGAACAAGGATATCGGTATGGAAAAATAGAGGTAGAACGAGACGTAACAAAATCATTCTTTAACTACTTGTGGTTAAACGTTCGCAGTGGTATTGGTAATACTTTAACTGGAAATGGTAAAAAGGAATAA
- a CDS encoding DUF305 domain-containing protein: MENSETHKNNKYTTFFLMLGCSFLAMYITMYLNTYAIDHVYFSLTRFYMTCLGISTMAVIMWFFMRNMYKNKKKNIAILLGSLVLFSSALFLVRIQKPIVGDILWMEAMIPHHSIAILTSERADIKDPEVKKLAEDIIKAQRKEIEEMKAMIKRLENEK; the protein is encoded by the coding sequence ATGGAAAATTCAGAAACACATAAGAATAATAAATACACAACATTTTTTCTAATGTTAGGATGCTCATTTTTAGCAATGTACATCACAATGTATTTAAACACCTATGCAATCGACCACGTATATTTTAGCTTGACACGATTTTATATGACGTGTTTGGGCATTTCGACAATGGCAGTAATTATGTGGTTTTTTATGCGAAATATGTATAAAAACAAGAAAAAAAATATCGCAATTCTGTTAGGCAGTCTTGTACTTTTTAGCTCCGCCCTATTTCTTGTCCGCATTCAAAAACCAATAGTTGGCGATATTTTGTGGATGGAGGCTATGATACCCCATCACTCGATTGCAATATTAACAAGTGAGCGAGCTGATATTAAAGACCCAGAAGTAAAAAAACTGGCAGAAGATATTATTAAAGCTCAAAGAAAAGAAATTGAGGAAATGAAAGCAATGATAAAACGATTGGAAAATGAAAAATAA
- a CDS encoding ligase-associated DNA damage response DEXH box helicase — MNRNDLYDIAESWFQKQDWKPLKFQKDTWKAFLQGKHGLLNAPTGSGKTYALWFPIVLNYIKKNPQYKTKHKKGLKAIWITPLRALSEEIRQSAERVTLDLETQMTVAIRTGDTTTKARAAMKKQMPDLLITTPESLQLLLASKDYPKVFKDCTAIVVDEWHELLGTKRGVQMELALSRLKTISKDIRIWGISATIGNLEQAREVLVGTDTRALQNSTLIKANLKKKITVKSIIPKKMETFPWRGHLGLRLLEDVIPIIEKSKTTLLFTNTRSQCEIWFQNILEKHPEYAGEIAMHHGSINKETRNWVEQAIRNENLKAVVCTSSLDLGVDFAPVETVIQIGGPKGVSRFLQRAGRSGHRPGKESVIYFLPTHAIELIEASALQQAVKLNTVEDRIPYLNSYDVLLQYLTTLAISDGFYPDEIYTEVRQTFCYQTLSKDQWQWLLNFLVMGSQSLQTYDEYKKVEIEDDGKFKVNDRGIAMRHRMQIGTIVGDVNLAVRYQKGGYLGSIEEYFISKLNRGDVFTFAGRNLEFIRIKDMQVHVRNSKEKTKKISSWMGSRMTLSAQMSHLLRQELYSSFNDPKDQSPEIRSLAHIFERQRRESIVPKPNQFLIETFKTREGYHHIFYPFEGRFVHEAMGSLLGYRISLLSPITFSLAFNDYGFELLSDKEIDIQQVLDNDLFTSSFLLDDLQKSLNATEMARRKFRDISIISGMVFTGYPNKAIKMKHLQSSSQLLFEVFRDYEPENLLYQQAFTETFQHQLEEGRLRLSMERIARQEIVWKPCKKATPFSFPLITDRMSREKLSSEKWEDRIKRMTAILMKK; from the coding sequence ATGAATAGAAATGACTTATATGATATTGCCGAATCATGGTTTCAAAAACAAGATTGGAAGCCATTAAAATTTCAAAAAGATACTTGGAAAGCTTTTCTACAAGGAAAACACGGCCTATTAAATGCACCAACCGGTAGCGGAAAAACATACGCCTTATGGTTTCCAATTGTTTTAAACTACATCAAAAAGAATCCACAATATAAGACAAAACATAAAAAAGGATTAAAGGCTATATGGATAACGCCTCTTCGTGCGCTTTCAGAAGAAATAAGACAATCTGCAGAACGAGTGACTTTAGATTTGGAGACTCAAATGACGGTGGCAATACGTACCGGAGACACTACGACAAAAGCAAGGGCAGCCATGAAAAAGCAAATGCCCGATTTGTTGATTACCACTCCAGAAAGCTTGCAGCTACTTTTAGCCTCTAAGGATTATCCTAAAGTATTTAAGGATTGTACGGCTATAGTAGTAGATGAATGGCATGAACTCTTGGGTACTAAACGAGGTGTTCAAATGGAACTGGCCTTGTCGCGCCTAAAAACAATTTCTAAGGACATTCGCATTTGGGGTATCTCTGCCACAATTGGCAATTTAGAACAAGCAAGAGAAGTGCTTGTTGGTACGGACACACGGGCATTGCAAAATTCTACTTTAATAAAAGCGAATCTTAAAAAGAAGATTACCGTAAAAAGTATTATTCCAAAAAAAATGGAAACTTTTCCTTGGCGCGGTCATCTTGGGCTTCGATTGTTAGAAGATGTTATTCCTATAATTGAAAAAAGCAAAACAACACTTCTCTTCACAAATACACGCAGTCAGTGCGAAATATGGTTTCAAAATATTCTGGAAAAACACCCAGAATATGCTGGCGAAATTGCCATGCATCATGGCAGTATTAATAAGGAAACTCGTAATTGGGTAGAACAAGCTATACGCAATGAAAATTTAAAGGCAGTAGTATGCACTTCTAGTTTAGATTTAGGAGTAGATTTTGCACCAGTAGAAACCGTAATTCAAATTGGGGGACCAAAAGGAGTTTCCCGTTTTTTACAGCGCGCTGGTCGTAGTGGCCACCGACCAGGAAAAGAGAGTGTAATTTACTTTTTGCCTACCCATGCCATAGAACTTATAGAAGCATCGGCCTTGCAACAGGCTGTAAAACTGAATACAGTCGAGGACAGGATTCCATATCTAAATAGTTATGATGTTTTATTGCAGTACTTAACTACCTTGGCTATTTCTGACGGATTTTATCCAGATGAAATCTATACTGAAGTAAGACAAACATTCTGCTACCAAACCTTATCAAAAGACCAATGGCAATGGCTCTTAAATTTTTTGGTAATGGGAAGCCAAAGCTTACAAACGTATGACGAATACAAGAAAGTGGAGATTGAGGATGATGGCAAATTTAAGGTCAATGATCGTGGTATTGCTATGCGTCATCGTATGCAGATCGGTACCATTGTAGGAGATGTAAATTTGGCGGTTCGTTATCAAAAAGGTGGTTACTTAGGTTCCATAGAGGAATATTTTATTTCCAAACTAAATAGAGGTGACGTCTTTACTTTCGCTGGTAGAAATTTAGAATTTATTCGCATAAAAGATATGCAAGTACATGTCCGAAATTCCAAGGAAAAAACGAAAAAAATATCTAGTTGGATGGGCAGCAGAATGACACTTTCTGCGCAGATGTCTCATTTATTGAGGCAAGAGCTTTATTCTTCATTTAATGACCCCAAAGACCAATCTCCCGAGATAAGATCATTGGCTCATATTTTTGAGCGGCAAAGAAGGGAAAGTATTGTTCCAAAACCAAACCAATTCCTTATCGAAACCTTTAAAACAAGGGAAGGGTATCATCATATTTTTTACCCATTTGAAGGTCGTTTTGTTCATGAGGCCATGGGAAGCCTGTTAGGTTACAGAATTAGTTTGCTCTCCCCTATAACATTTTCATTAGCATTTAATGACTACGGTTTCGAGTTACTTTCAGACAAAGAAATAGATATACAACAAGTACTGGATAATGACTTATTTACATCTAGTTTTTTATTGGATGATTTACAAAAAAGCCTAAATGCAACTGAAATGGCGCGACGAAAATTTAGAGATATTTCAATAATCAGCGGAATGGTTTTTACGGGTTATCCAAATAAAGCCATAAAAATGAAACATTTACAAAGCAGTTCACAATTACTTTTCGAGGTTTTCCGTGATTACGAACCAGAAAATTTACTTTATCAACAGGCGTTTACAGAAACATTTCAACATCAATTAGAAGAAGGTAGGTTACGCCTTTCCATGGAGCGTATTGCAAGGCAAGAAATTGTTTGGAAACCATGTAAAAAAGCAACCCCATTTTCATTCCCACTAATTACTGACCGTATGAGTCGTGAAAAATTATCTAGCGAAAAATGGGAAGACCGCATTAAAAGAATGACAGCTATTTTAATGAAAAAGTAG
- a CDS encoding ferritin-like domain-containing protein codes for MMNKDIKKIEDKLKDVVEKNEDSVKGFEKAADLAKELSTKSYFDKKAKQRRSFIKQLRNATPALQLGNGEIDGSTKGAIHRSWMDVKTLFSGDNDETMLSEAVRGDKAAISEYNEVMTEVLIPNRMKEILREQKEIIQNDLETSMILENFR; via the coding sequence ATGATGAATAAGGATATTAAAAAGATTGAAGATAAATTAAAAGATGTTGTTGAAAAGAATGAAGATTCTGTAAAAGGTTTTGAAAAGGCAGCCGACTTGGCAAAAGAATTAAGTACTAAAAGCTATTTTGATAAAAAGGCAAAACAGCGAAGAAGCTTTATTAAGCAATTACGTAATGCCACACCAGCACTGCAATTAGGAAATGGAGAAATCGATGGTTCTACGAAAGGCGCAATTCACCGCTCTTGGATGGATGTAAAGACTCTTTTTTCAGGAGACAACGATGAAACCATGTTATCCGAAGCTGTAAGAGGGGATAAAGCAGCAATCAGCGAGTATAATGAGGTTATGACAGAGGTCCTAATACCAAATAGGATGAAAGAAATTTTAAGAGAGCAAAAAGAAATTATACAAAACGATTTGGAAACCTCTATGATTTTAGAGAATTTTAGATAA
- the cls gene encoding cardiolipin synthase, which produces MKRIFLICYAAVSIWAILSVLVNGRRASRSFGWIITILMLPILGPSIYYLFGVNRRKFKFYKLKKNSIRQLYDEKYSQSKITNPTIEFSSDTLTRLSTIITKSTTVSAYNGNEVEIYQTGVKSFESIFSAIKTAKKFIHIQYYILANGTILDKLIELLASKIKEGVEVRVLYDSVGSFSFSGKLKKRLKSVGIKAFPTMPLRFGNFMYTLNYRNHRKIVIIDGVIGFVGGVNISDKYIGSDKELGIWSDIHLRIKGPAVDSLHRVFIKDYHFASGEKVLPSETYLPQIEESGHSKVQIVTSGPDSKQPTIMYQYLSMIALARKRVCIANPYFIPGSSVYNALVTASLGGTDVNLLLPNKSDSKIAKYSMYANFEGLMEAGVHIYLRKDFSHSKAIIIDDELVSVGSGNFDVRSFEHNFETNALIYDEKIAKEIVKEFNSHCTKDILLDLKKFKKRSYFQKMKEGYSKLFSPLL; this is translated from the coding sequence ATGAAAAGAATTTTTCTAATTTGTTATGCTGCCGTGAGCATTTGGGCAATTCTAAGTGTACTTGTAAATGGAAGAAGAGCTTCACGTTCTTTTGGATGGATAATTACCATTCTAATGCTCCCAATACTAGGACCATCAATTTATTACTTATTTGGTGTTAATAGAAGAAAATTTAAATTCTATAAACTCAAAAAAAATAGTATTAGGCAATTATATGATGAAAAATATTCTCAATCTAAAATTACTAATCCTACAATAGAATTTTCATCGGATACTCTAACCAGATTATCAACCATAATTACAAAAAGCACTACTGTTTCCGCCTATAATGGAAATGAGGTAGAAATATACCAAACAGGGGTAAAAAGTTTTGAGTCTATATTTTCAGCCATTAAAACGGCCAAGAAATTTATTCATATTCAATACTATATACTGGCCAACGGAACCATACTAGATAAACTGATTGAACTATTAGCTTCAAAAATTAAAGAAGGAGTAGAAGTCCGGGTACTTTATGACTCCGTAGGGAGTTTCAGTTTTTCAGGGAAACTAAAAAAACGTTTAAAAAGTGTAGGGATAAAGGCCTTTCCTACCATGCCATTACGATTTGGAAATTTTATGTATACCCTTAATTACAGAAATCACAGAAAAATTGTAATTATTGATGGGGTTATCGGTTTTGTAGGTGGTGTCAATATATCTGACAAATATATTGGGTCGGATAAAGAGTTAGGAATTTGGTCGGATATTCATTTAAGAATTAAAGGCCCTGCTGTTGATAGTCTCCATCGTGTATTTATTAAAGACTACCACTTTGCAAGCGGAGAAAAAGTACTGCCTTCAGAAACGTATTTACCACAAATTGAAGAATCTGGACATTCAAAAGTTCAAATAGTTACTAGTGGTCCAGATTCCAAGCAGCCAACTATAATGTATCAATATCTAAGCATGATTGCCTTAGCCCGTAAAAGAGTTTGTATTGCAAACCCTTACTTTATTCCAGGGTCAAGTGTTTATAACGCCCTAGTTACGGCTTCTCTTGGTGGAACTGATGTAAACTTATTATTACCTAATAAGTCCGATTCTAAAATTGCCAAATATAGCATGTATGCCAATTTTGAAGGATTAATGGAGGCAGGAGTACATATTTACTTGCGCAAAGATTTCTCCCATAGCAAGGCAATTATAATTGATGATGAGTTGGTATCCGTAGGTTCTGGAAATTTTGATGTCCGTAGTTTTGAACATAATTTTGAAACCAATGCCTTAATCTATGATGAGAAAATTGCAAAAGAAATCGTAAAAGAATTCAATTCCCATTGCACAAAGGATATATTATTAGACTTAAAGAAGTTCAAAAAACGTTCTTATTTCCAAAAAATGAAAGAAGGATATTCCAAGTTATTTAGTCCGTTATTATAA